DNA sequence from the Rhizobium lusitanum genome:
CATTGAGGAGCTTCGCCGGCATCGAGGCCAATCGGCCGCCGTGGAAGAAATTCATGAAGAAGGTCTCGAGAATGTCCTCGCGATGATGGCCGAGCACCAGCGCGTCGCAGCCCTCCTCTCGGGCGATGCGATAGAGGTTGCCGCGGCGCAGACGCGAACAGAGCGAGCAATAGGTCGCGCCCGCCGGCACCTTTTCCTTCACGATGGAATAGGTGTCGCGATATTCGATGCGGTGTTCGACGCCGATCTTCGTCAGATATTCCGGCAGCACATGCTTGGGGAAATTCGGTTGTCCCTGATCGAGATTGCAGGCGATCAGCTCCACCGGCAGCAGACCGCGCCATTTGAGATCGAGCAGGATCGACAGCAGACCGTAGGAATCCTTGCCGCCAGATACGCCAACCAACCAGCGCTTCTGGCCCTTCAGCATCTGGAAATCGTCCATTGCCTGGCGCACCTGACGCAGCAGGCGCTTGCGCAGCTTATTGAAGGAGACCGAACGCGGTGCGTCGGCGAACAGCGGATGAGCGCCGCCGCCGTCTTCTGCTTCGATATCGTCCGCCACTGTCGTTGCGATATTCATCTTGTCATCCCTCAGGCCTTGCCACGCTGATAGCAGAAAGCGCGGTCAAAGACACGGTCTCAATCGCCGAAGACCGACCAGCCGGTACGCGCGGCAAGCATTTCCAGCGCCACCGCGCCGAGTTGCGAATTGCCGACCTTGTTCAGCCCTGGCGACCAAACCGCGATGGAGCCGATACCCGGCGCCACCGCCAGAATCCCGCCGCCAACGCCGCTCTTGCCGGGCAGGCCGACGTGATAGGCAAAGTCGCCGGAGCCGTCATAATGGCCACAGGTCAGCATCAGCGCATTGATACGCCGCGCCCGCTTCGGCGAAACGACGGAATGGCCGGTGATCGGATTGGTACCGCGAGCCGCAAGATAAAGCCCTGCCTTGGCGAGCTGCTGGCAGCTCATCGACACCGCACATTGATGGAAATAGACGCCGAGCACATGTTCAACGGGATGGTCGATATTGCCATAGGCGCGCATGAAATTGGCGAGCGCGAAGTTGCGGAAGCCGGTCTGCGTCTCAGAGCGCGCCACCTTGTCGTCGATAGTGATCGACTCGTCATCGGCGACATAGCGCACGAAGCGCAAAAGCTCGCCGATCGCCTCGCGTGGCGCGTGGCCCGACAGCACGACGTCGCTGACGGCGATCGCGCCTGCATTGACGAAGGGATTACGCGGAATCCCTTCTTCACGCTCGAGCTGGACGATGGAATTGAACGCCGTTCCCGACGGTTCTCGGCCGACCCTGTTCCACAGGCTCTCGCCCACCTTGCCGAGCGCCAGCGTCAGCATGAAGACCTTGGAAATGCTCTGGATGGAAAAGGGGATATCGGCATCACCTACCGTGTGGATATTGCCGTCCACCGTCGCGATCGCCATGCCAAACTGGTTCGGATCGACCTTGGCAAGCTCGGGAATATAGTCCGCGACCTTGCCCTCGCCGAGACGCGGCGAAAGCTCAGCATGGATGCCGTCGAGAATTGCCTGCAAATCCGCCATGGTGATCTCCGCAAAGAAAAAAGCCGCCCAGAAGGAGCGGCTTTTCCATTCGTAAGAAAGATATCCGCTGATTAACGCGAATAGAATTCGACGACCAGCTGCGGTTCCATGACGACTGCGTACGGTACGTCAGCGAGGGTCGGAACGCGAGCGAAAGTAGCAACCATCTTGTTGTGGTCAGCTTCGATGTAGTCCGGAACGTCGCGTTCAGCCAGCGAAACCGCTTCCAGAACGATGACGAGCTGCTTGGATTTTTCGCGAACTTCGATAACGTCGCCAGCCTTGCAGCGGTAGGAGCCGATGTTGACGCGAACGCCGTTAACCGTGACGTGGCCATGGTTTACGAACTGACGAGCAGCGAAAACGGTCGGAACGAACTTGGCGCGGTAGACGATCGCGTCGAGACGTGATTCGAGGAGGCCGATCAGGTTTTCCGAGGTGTCGCCCTTGCGGCGGTTAGCTTCGTCGAAGGTGGCGCGGAACTGCTTCTCGCGCAGGTCGCCGTAGTAGCCCTTCAGCTTCTGCTTGGCGCGCAGCTGCACACCGAAGTCCGAAAGCTTGCCCTTGCGGCGCTGGCCGTGCTGGCCCGGGCCGTATTCGCGACGGTTAACCGGGGACTTCGGACGACCCCAGATATTTTCGCCCATACGGCGGTCAATTTTGTACTTGGACGATTCGCGCTTGCTCATCGCATTTCCTTTCAAAGTGTTTTAGCGGCTTGTTGCCAAACCGCGAAGGAAACACGCCCTCCTCTGAACTCCGTTTTCGAGCTCTGACAGGCTCCTCACGTTAGCGAACGGAGGGACCACGGGACATGTCAGTGAAACACCGGACATTTCTGCCCGGCGTTGGGGCGGTCTGTAAGGGGTCGTCATGAAATTGTCAACAGCGGCAAGGGCAATAACACGCCTATTCAGCGGCCGCCTGATCACCACCATCGATATCAGGCGCATTGGCATCGCCCGGTGCGGTCTGGCTGCCGATATCCGGGAAGGCGACGATGCGTTTCCCTGAGAAATCCGTGTGAACAACAACACTGCCCTGTTCTTCGAAATAGCTGAGCAGACGCCGGGCGCGGCGGGCGGAATGGGTGCCGTAGGCGCGGGCGATGCGGGCGTCGGAGGGGCATGGCTCGCCGCAGATGGCTGCCTTGGCGAGCATCAGGAAAACGCCCTGAAGATCGTCCGTGACGCCAGTCGAGAGCGACATGGCTGTTGTCCAGGCCTCCGTCGACATGGTCGCCTCGTCGGCACCAGAGCGCACGATCGCCAGACGCCGACGGAATTCCGACAGGGCCATTGGCACGCCCGGCACGCGGCGCATGCGTAGGCGCACGAGGAATTCCTGATAGAGCACTGAATCCGTACGGAAACCGGAGGCGGGATCGTCGAGGATCTCGGAGAGTACGGTGCCTACCCGCGCCTCGCGGTCTTCCGTCGACAGTTCCGGCTGGCTCGCCCTCGGTTCGGCTGGTGCTGCGCTTGCAGCGGGCGTGGAACGCGAGAGTTCTGCCAGAATATCCGTCGTCGGGCGCGGTGCGGGCGTGGCGCGGCGAACGACCGGCCTTGAGAATTCTTCCGGGTCCGGCGTGAAAATCAGATCCTCGACATCCTGTGGCGCATCCGGCAGCGGCATCAGCTTGGGGCTGGAGGAGCGCGCCGAGGTTTCCACGTTGCCGATGGTGATCGGCAGCGGCCGGCGCGAGAGAGCCGGGCCGAGTGCTACGAAATTGCCGCGCTTCAGGTCGCGGAACATCTCCGCCTGCCGGCGATCCATGCCAAGCAGATCGGCGGCCCGGGCCATGTCAATATCGAGAAAAGTGCGGCCCATCAGGAAGTTCGAGGCTTCGGCGGCAACGTTCTTGGCGAGCTTCGCCAGGCGCTGCGTGGCGATGACGCCAGCAAGACCGCGCTTACGGCCACGACACATCAGGTTGGTCATGGCGCCGAGCGACATCTTGCGCGCATCTTCCGAGACATCGCCGCCGACCGAAGGCGCGAACATCTGCGCCTCGTCGACAACGACCAGCACCGGATACCAATATTCGCGCTCGGCATCGAACATGCCGTTGAGGAAGGCGGCGGCGGCGCGCATCTGCTGCTCGATATCCAGCCCTTCAAGCGTCAGGACGCAGGAGACGCGATGCTGACGGATACGGTTGGCGATGCCGGCAAGCTCGGCCTCTGTACGCTCGCCATCGACAACGACATGGCCGAACTTATCGGCCAGCGTGACGAAATCACCCTCGGGATCGATGATAACCTGCTGCACCCACTGCGCGGACTGCTCTAGCAGGCGTCGCAACAGATGCGATTTTCCGGAACCGGAATTGCCCTGAACGAGGAGACGGGTTGCCAACAGTTCCTCGATATCGAGTTGGGCGCTGGTCCCGCCGGACGCCGTTCCCATGTCGATGCCGACCTGCAATGCAATACCCCTTTGACAAGACTCAGATGTGGAAGCGCCCATCTTTCAGAAACGGAGCGCTCCCGTCTATCAAAGATTTCTGCGGCTTACGCGAACGGATTTCAGAAACCCACAGGGGAATGTGATCCGGCCACCCGACTACCGGAAACGCAGGTTGGCGCGCGATAGCTGATCGACCGTCGTGCAGCCCATGAGTTTCATGCCGCGTTCTATCTCGGTGCGAAGCATGCCGAGCGCACGCTCGACACCCGGCTGGCCCGCAGCCGCCAGCGGATAGAGATAGAAGCGTCCGACACCAACAGCCTTGGCACCGAGCGACAGCGCCTTCAGCACATGCGTCCCGCGCTGAATGCCGCCATCCATCATCACGTCAATCCGATCGCCGACCGCATCGACGATTTCTGCCAGCTGATCGAAGGCCGAGCGCGAGCCATCCAGTTGCCGCCCACCGTGATTCGAAAGCACGATACCCGTGCATCCGATCTCGACGGCGCGCTTGGCATCCTCCACCGACATCACGCCCTTGAGGCAGAATTGCCCGCCCCAATGCCGTACCATCTCGGCGACATCGTCCCAGTTCATCGATGGATCGAGCATTTCGGTAAAATACTTGCCGATCGACATCGCCCCGCCGCTCATGTCCACATGCTCCTCGAGCTGCGGCAGACGGAATTTTTCATGGGTGACATAGTTCAAGCCCCATGCCGGCTTCATGGCGAATTGCGCCAGGCCAGCCAGATTGAGCTTGAAGGGAATGGAGAAACCAGTGCGCAGGTCGCGCTCGCGGTTCCCCCCGGTGATGCTGTCGACAGTCAACATCATCACATTGACGCCGGCGTCCTTGGCCCGCTGCATCATGGCGCGGTTTAGGCCGCGATCCTTATGAAAGTAGAACTGATAGACCTGCGGCCCCCGATGCTTCTTGCGCACTTCTTCGAGGCTGACCGTACCAAGCGAGGAAACGCCGAACATGGTGCCCATGGAAGACGCCGCGGCAGCAACCGCGTTTTCGCCCTCATGATGGAAGAGCCGCTGCAAGGCCGTCGGGGAGCAGTAAAACGGCGTTGCCAGCTTCTGCCCCATCACCGTGACGGACATATCAACGCTGCTGACGCCGCGCAGGACATTGGGAACCAG
Encoded proteins:
- the ttcA gene encoding tRNA 2-thiocytidine(32) synthetase TtcA, which gives rise to MNIATTVADDIEAEDGGGAHPLFADAPRSVSFNKLRKRLLRQVRQAMDDFQMLKGQKRWLVGVSGGKDSYGLLSILLDLKWRGLLPVELIACNLDQGQPNFPKHVLPEYLTKIGVEHRIEYRDTYSIVKEKVPAGATYCSLCSRLRRGNLYRIAREEGCDALVLGHHREDILETFFMNFFHGGRLASMPAKLLNDEGDLMVLRPLAYAAEDDLAKFAAAMQFPIIPCDLCGSQDGLQRNAMKDMLGDIERRMPGRKDTMLRALAHVNPSHLLDPKLFDFAGLMAHKP
- a CDS encoding glutaminase → MADLQAILDGIHAELSPRLGEGKVADYIPELAKVDPNQFGMAIATVDGNIHTVGDADIPFSIQSISKVFMLTLALGKVGESLWNRVGREPSGTAFNSIVQLEREEGIPRNPFVNAGAIAVSDVVLSGHAPREAIGELLRFVRYVADDESITIDDKVARSETQTGFRNFALANFMRAYGNIDHPVEHVLGVYFHQCAVSMSCQQLAKAGLYLAARGTNPITGHSVVSPKRARRINALMLTCGHYDGSGDFAYHVGLPGKSGVGGGILAVAPGIGSIAVWSPGLNKVGNSQLGAVALEMLAARTGWSVFGD
- the rpsD gene encoding 30S ribosomal protein S4 — translated: MSKRESSKYKIDRRMGENIWGRPKSPVNRREYGPGQHGQRRKGKLSDFGVQLRAKQKLKGYYGDLREKQFRATFDEANRRKGDTSENLIGLLESRLDAIVYRAKFVPTVFAARQFVNHGHVTVNGVRVNIGSYRCKAGDVIEVREKSKQLVIVLEAVSLAERDVPDYIEADHNKMVATFARVPTLADVPYAVVMEPQLVVEFYSR
- a CDS encoding ATP-binding protein → MQVGIDMGTASGGTSAQLDIEELLATRLLVQGNSGSGKSHLLRRLLEQSAQWVQQVIIDPEGDFVTLADKFGHVVVDGERTEAELAGIANRIRQHRVSCVLTLEGLDIEQQMRAAAAFLNGMFDAEREYWYPVLVVVDEAQMFAPSVGGDVSEDARKMSLGAMTNLMCRGRKRGLAGVIATQRLAKLAKNVAAEASNFLMGRTFLDIDMARAADLLGMDRRQAEMFRDLKRGNFVALGPALSRRPLPITIGNVETSARSSSPKLMPLPDAPQDVEDLIFTPDPEEFSRPVVRRATPAPRPTTDILAELSRSTPAASAAPAEPRASQPELSTEDREARVGTVLSEILDDPASGFRTDSVLYQEFLVRLRMRRVPGVPMALSEFRRRLAIVRSGADEATMSTEAWTTAMSLSTGVTDDLQGVFLMLAKAAICGEPCPSDARIARAYGTHSARRARRLLSYFEEQGSVVVHTDFSGKRIVAFPDIGSQTAPGDANAPDIDGGDQAAAE
- a CDS encoding alpha-hydroxy acid oxidase, producing MRLTDCYNFHDFRALAKSRLPGPIFNYIDGAADDEVTLRRNTQSFESCDLVPNVLRGVSSVDMSVTVMGQKLATPFYCSPTALQRLFHHEGENAVAAAASSMGTMFGVSSLGTVSLEEVRKKHRGPQVYQFYFHKDRGLNRAMMQRAKDAGVNVMMLTVDSITGGNRERDLRTGFSIPFKLNLAGLAQFAMKPAWGLNYVTHEKFRLPQLEEHVDMSGGAMSIGKYFTEMLDPSMNWDDVAEMVRHWGGQFCLKGVMSVEDAKRAVEIGCTGIVLSNHGGRQLDGSRSAFDQLAEIVDAVGDRIDVMMDGGIQRGTHVLKALSLGAKAVGVGRFYLYPLAAAGQPGVERALGMLRTEIERGMKLMGCTTVDQLSRANLRFR